GACTGGTCGGCGCCGTCTTCTGGTGCTCACGCGAACCCGTCGGGGTCGAGGCGCTGTTCGCAAAACACGCCGGCGACTTGCACAATCTCGCGCTGAAACTCGTCGCCACGCACAATGAAGCGCGCGACCGCCCGCGCAACGCCACCGTGCCGCAGACGCTGACCCGCCGCGAGGTTCAGTGCCTGCGCTGGGCGGCGGCGGGCAAGACCGACGGCGAGATCGGGATCATCCTGTCGCTGTCGGTGTCGACGGTGCGGTTCCACCTTCGCAACGCCGCGGCCAAGCTCGGCGCGACCGGACGGGCGCAGTCGATCCAGATCGCCGCGGGACTCGGCTTCGTCGGCGCGCGCGCGGCCTGATGCAGGTGCCAGCTTGGCCTCGCCTCGCCGCTGCGTACAAGCCGGGCGCATGGACATGCTGAACGACCCGGCGCTGACCGCCTTTCGCGAAGAGGTTCGCGCCTTCCTGAGCGCGAATTTGCCCGAGGATATCCGCCGGGGCGCCGCGCGCGCGACGAGCGTCTTTATCGACCCCGATGTGTCGCTGCCCTGGCAGCGCATCCTGCACGAAAAAGGTTGGGCAGCGCCCGACTGGCCCGCCGAATTCGGCGGCCCGGGCTGGAGCGAAATCGAGCGCTATATCTTCGCCGCCGAATGCGCGCACGCGGGCGCACCGAATTTGGCGCCGATGGGCCTCAAGATGGTCGCGCCGGTGATCATGCATTATGGCAGCCCCGAACAGCGTGCCCATTATCTGCCGCGCATATTGTCGGGCGAGGATTATTGGTGCCAGGGCTTTTCGGAGCCCGGCGCGGGGTCCGATCTGGCCGCGTTGCAACTGCGCGCGGTTCCTGATGGCAGCGATTATATCCTGAACGGGTCGAAGATCTGGACCACCCACGCGCATTTCGCGAACCGTATGTTCGCGCTCGTTCGCACCTCGAACGAAGGCAAGCCGCAGGCGGGAATCAGCTTCCTGCTGCTCGACATGGACTTGCCGGGCATCACCGTCGAGCCGATCCGGACGCTTGCCGGCGACCATGAATTCAACCAGGTGTTCTTCGACGACGTCCGCGTCCCGCAAGCAAACCGGCTCGGCGATGAAAACGAAGGCTGGTCGGTCGCGAAGCATCTGCTGACCTTCGAGCGCGGCGGCAAATATGCGCCAGGCCTGATCGGGCGGCTCGAACAGCTTCGTGCGCGCGACGACATCGAACCGGTGCTGCGCGCGCAGCTCGACCGCGAGGCGGTGACGCTGAAGGCGCTGCAGGCGCTCGAAGTCAAGGCGATGCGCGGCGTTGGCGGCAGCGCGGCGCTCTATGCCTCGGCGCTCAAGATACTGGGCACCGAAACCGCGCAGCGTATCGACACATTGGCGTGCGAAATCGCGGGTCACGCCGCCTGGGCCGATGCCGACGGACAGACGCCCGCCGAGCTGGCGGTCGCGGTGCCGCGCTATCTCAACGACCGCGCAGCGACCATTTACGCCGGATCGAACGAGATCCAGCGCGACCTGATCGCAAGGACCATGCTGGGTTAGGCAGCCGCCTCGGCAAAGCGCGCAAGATGACCGGCGCGCGGCCCGAATGCCGCCGCAATCGCGAGCGCGCGCTTGAAATGCCCGCCGAGGCGGAGCTCTTCGGTGAGCCCCATCGCGCCGTGAATCTGCACCGCGCTTTCGCCGACGACGCGCACCGCGTCGCCGACTTCGATGCAGGCGGCGCTGACCGCCTGTGCGCGGTCGGCGCGGTCCCGATCGACCGCGAGGATCGCTTCCTCGGTCAGCGCCGCCGCCTTCATCGCCGCAAGTTGCATGTCGGCCGCGCGGTGGCGCAGCGACTGGAAACGCCCGATCGCCGTGCCGAACTGCTTGCGTTGGCCGAGATAATCGATGCTGTCGGCGATCATGCGTTGCATCAGCCCGGCCGCTTCGGCGCAGCGCGCCGCGAGGATCAGGTCGTTCGCATAGTCGGCCCACAGGCGCGCGGCGTCACCGCTCGCGAGCGAAGTGGTGTCGCCGGGCTTGAGCGTGAAGGCGAGATCGGCCGAGACGCTGCCGTCGTGCATGATGCGATGCCGCTGCTCGACCTTGTCGCGATCTGCGGGGATGAGCAGTAACGCCTCGTCGCTCGCGAGGAGCAGAAAATCGGCTTCGGCTGCCCCTGCAACCAGTGCCGCGCTGCCGCGCGCCAGCTCGCCGTCGACGACGGGCATCGCCGCGGTCGAAGCCGTGCAGACGATGGCGATCCGGCGGCTGCCCACCGCGAGATCAGCCAGCGCCGGATGATCGGGCACGACCCGCGCCAGCAGCGCGGTCGCCGCGACGTGCGAAAGCCAGTCGGCACCCGCGAGTGCCGGCCCCAGCTCGGCCATGACGACGGCGATGTCGATCGGACCGCCGCCGAAACCGCCGGCGCTTTCGGGCAGCGCGAGGCCCGCTAGCCCGAGCGACTCCGAAAGCTCGCGCCAGCCGGGGCGCACATTGTCGGCGAGGAAGCGCTGGATGCTATCGCGCAACATTTGTTGCTCGTCCGAAAGCGGCAAGTCGAGTTCGGCCATGTCAGTTCGCCGGCCCGGCGGTATATATGTGCGTCATTTGCTCTCCCGCACCTGTCCTGCAACTTGCCGCGCCGCGGGTCTAGCTGATTGGCGTAACAGGTCGAGGACAGCGAGCTGCGTGCCATATACTTAGCAATAAAACTATTGCATGGGGCCGCATGCACAGTGCGATACGAGTCGAAGATCAAATGCACGGGCGGTGGGCGGGATGAATCCGATCTGGCTTCCCGCGTCGCTGCTCGGCGGCCTGTTCCAGGCGTGGCGTACCGCGTTGCAGCAACGCCTGCGCGCCGAGCTCAGCATCAGCGGCGCGGGGCTGGTGCGCTATCTGTACGGCCTTCCCTTCGCGCTGGTTTTCGCCGCGATCTGGCTGACGATCCAGCACGATGTAATCCCGGAATTCGGCACCGCTTTCGCCGGTTTCGCGGCCGCCGGGGCGATCACCCAAATGGCGGGGACGATCCTGCTCATCATGGCGTTCGGGCATCGCGGGTTCGTCGTCGGCACCGCCTTTTCGAAGACCGAAGCGGTGCAGGCTGCGCTCGTCACCGCGCTGTTCCTCGGCGAGCGGCTGCCGCTGCTCGCGTGGATCGGGATCGTTGCGGGGGTTGCTGGCGTGCTGGTGCTCGCGCTGGCCGGACGCGGCGTGTCTGGGCGAGAGATCTGGCGCGCACTGGGCCAGCCGGCCGCGCTTTGCGGGCTCGGCGCCGGGTCGATGTTTGCGCTCGCCGCGATCGCGGTGAAGCTCGCGACCGCCGAGCTTGATGGCGTCGACCTGATCGGTTCGGCACTCGTCACGCTCGTTGTCGTGATGGCGATCCAGACCGCGCTGCACCTCGCGTGGGTTTTGCTGCGTGACCGTGATACCGCGCGCGCAGCTTGCCGCACATGGCGGAACTCGAGCCAGGTCGGCCTGCTGTCGGCGCTCGGCTCGGCCTGCTGGTATATCGGCTTTGCCGCGGCGCCTGCCGCGCTGGTGCGGATCGTCGGGCAGGTCGAGGTCGTGTTCACGATCGGCTTCGCGCATTTCTATCTGCGCGAGCCAGTGCGCTGGCACGAGATCGCGGGGCTGCTGCTCGTCGTCGGCGGGGTCGTGATGGCGCTGCTCGCGACCTTCTAGGGAAAGGCGGGCGCCTTGCTGACCATCGCGGGCAAGGGCCGTCCCATCACCCCGGTCAGCCATCCCGCAGCGTCGACCACCTGCGGCAACGCCACACCGGTTTGGATGCCGCTGTTTTCGAGCAGGTAGATGACATCCTCGGTCGCCACATTGCCTGCCGCGCCCGGTGCGAAGGGACAGCCGCCGAGCCCGCCGAGCGAGGCGTCGACCGTCGCCGCGCCTGCATTCACCGCCGCCCAGACATTGGCGATGCCGGTGCCGCGCGTGTTGTGGAAGTGAACGCGCACGGGCAGGTCGCCGACCGCCTCGCGCACGCGGCCCACCATTTCCGACACTTGCGCCGGAACGCCGACACCAATCGTATCGGCGAGCGCGATTTCGCGCGGGTTCGCGTCAGCGGCGCGCTTCGCCATTTCGACGACGCGGTCGATCGCGACGCGCCCCTCGAACGGGCAGCCAAAGGCGGTCGCGATGGTGATCTGGCCGCTGCGCCCCGCTTCTTTCGCGAGCGCGATAATCTCCATCGCGGCGGCGAGCGATTCGTCCGAGCTTTGCCCTTGATTGCGGATGCCGAAACTGTCGCTCGTCACGCACACCGCGCCGAGTTCGTCGATCCGCCCGGTTGCCAGCGCGCGCTCGGCGCCGCGACGATTGAGCACCAGGCCAATCCACGTCACATCGTCGCGGTCGGGCAGCATCGCGACCAGCTCAGCGGCGTCGGCGAGCTGCGGCACCTTCTTCGGATTGACGAAGCTCGTCACCTCGATACGGCGGACGCCATAGTCCAGTGCGCGGCGGATCAGCTCCAGCTTGTCGGCGGTCGGCACGATCGCCGCTTCATTCTGAAGCCCGTCGCGCGGGCCGACCTCGACCAGTTCCACAGCATGATTTTTCAACATCTTACGTCCCGACTATCCCGAGTCATTTAGCAGGTTGAAAATTACATAGCATTCTAAGTATACAAAGGCCATGGGCGAGGCAGGTCGTCTTACCAGAGTCGGCCGCGAAAGGAACGATATGAGCGAGACATGCAGCGGGGGCGCGCTGGAAGGCATCAGGGTGGTCGAGATGGGGCAGCTGATCGCGGGCCCCTTCTGCGGCCAGCTGCTCGGCGACATGGGAGCCGAGATCGTCAAGCTCGAACCGCCGGAGACCGGCGACCAGATGCGCAACTGGGGCCAGGGCGACAAGCCGAGCTGGTGGCGCGTGATCGCGCGCAACAAATATTCGGTCGCGGTCGATTTGCGGTCGAAGGAAGGTCAGGCACTCGCGCGCGAGCTGATCGCCAAGGCCGATATCCTCATCGAGAATTTCCGTCCCGGGACGCTCGAAAAATGGAACCTTGATCCCGCTGACCTCCGCAAGACCAACCCCGGGCTGATCGTCGTGCGCGTGTCGGGCTATGGCCAGACCGGTCCTTACTCCGCGCGCGCGGGTTTCGGCGGCATTGGCGAGGCGATGGGCGGCTGGCGCGGCATCGTCGGCTATCCCGACCTGCCGCCCGCGCGCATGGGGGTGTCGATCGGCGACACGCTCGCCGCGACATATGGCTGCATGGGCGCGCTCGCCGCGCTCCACCACCGCAGCAAGACTGGTGAAGGCCAGATCGTCGATTCGGCGCTTTATGAAGCGGTGCTGCAGGTGATGGAATCGACCGTGTCCGACTATTCGGCGAGCGGCACCAAGCGCCGCCGCACCGGATCGACGCTGCCCGCGATCGCGCCGTCGAATGTCTATCCGTGCAAGGATGGCGAATATCTGATCGGCGCCAATCAGGACGGGGTTTTCGCGCGCCTCGCCGCCGCGATGGGGCGCCCCGAACTCGCCAGCGACGAGCGTTATGCGACGCACCGCGCGCGGGGCGTGCGGCAGGAGGAGCTCGACGCGCTGATCGGCGAATGGACGAGCACGCTGACGATCGCCGAACTCGAAGCGAAGATGGTCGAAGCGGGGGTTCCCGCTGGCCGCGTGTTCGATGCCGAGGACATGATGAGCGATCCGCATTTCGCCGCGCGCGATGCGCTGGTGACGGTTGAGGATGCCGAGTTCGGCGAAGTCACGATGCAAGGCGTGTTCCCGAAACTGTCGGCGACGCCGGGCAGCGTGCGTCGCCCTGCTCCGTTGACGGTCGGGCAGGACAGCGCCGATGTGCTGAAACGCTGGCTCGGACGGGAGGCCTGACGCGATGATTACGCTCTATGGTGGCCCCACCCCCAACGCGCGCAAGATCGCGATCGCACTTCTCGAAATGGGACTCGAATGGCGGCTCGAATATATCGACATCCTCGCGGGCGATCAGCTGACCCCCGAGTTCCTCGCGCTCAACCCGAACAACAAGACGCCGGTGATCGTCGATGACGAAGGTCCCGGCGGCAAGCAGTTCGTGCTGTGGGAAACCGGCGCGATCCTTCTCTATCTCGCCGAAAAGAGCGGGCGCTTCATGCCGGCCGATCCGGTGAAGCGCGCGATCTGCTGGCAATGGCTGATGTTCCAGGTGTCAGGGGTCGGCCCAATGTTCGGGCAGGAAGTGCATTTCTCGCACTACGCCAAGGATCGGCACGAATATGCGATCGAGCGCTACAGCCGCGAGGTCGACCGGCTGATGATGGTGCTCGACAAGCGCCTCGGCGAGGCCGCGTGGCTCGCGGGCGACGATTATACGATCGCCGATATGGCGACGCTGCCCTATCTGCGCCGCCAGCTGATCGAAAAGGCCGGGCGTTTCCCCAATGTCGATCGCTGGGGCGCCGCGATGCTCGAACGCCCCGCGGTCGCCGAAGGCATGACCGTCGGCGTCGCACGCGCCGAGACGATCGAGGGCGGGCTCACCGGTTTCACCGACGAGCATCGCGCGATCCTGTGGGGCGACCGCCAGCACGCAAAGCGCTGACGTTCAGTCCTTCGCAACCGCCGCATGGTTCGCGGCACCGAACATGTTCGACCATTCCTTGTCGTCGAGCTTTTGGTGGCGGCCGACATATTTGGCCGGCGCCTTCAGATCCTCGCGCGCCATCGCACGCGCGACCGCCGGGCGTCCGCGGATCCGTTCGAACCAGCCATGCATCGCGGGCCATTCGTCGAGGCCCATGCCCATCACGAATGCGGAAGCGCGACCCGGCCAGATCGCCATGTCTGCGATGCCATACGCCTCGCCCGCGACATAGGCGCTCTTTTCCAGCCGCTTTTCGAGCACAGTGAGCAGACGCGTCACTTCCTTCGTGTAGCGTTCGACCGCATAGTCCTGCCCCGCGGGCGCATAGCGCAGGAAATGGCTCGCCTGTCCGCCCATCGGCCCGAGTGCCGCCACCTGCCAGGTCAGCCATGACAAGGTCGCCGCGCGCGCCGCGCCCGACGCGGGAAGGAAGCGCCCGCTTTTCTCGGCCAGATATTGCAGGATCGCGCCCGACTCGAACACGGTGATCGGATCGCCTCGACCTGCCGGATCCTGATCGACGATCGCGGGCAATTTGTGGTTCGGGTTGATGCGCCCGAACGCGGCGGTCAGCTGGTCGCCGTCGAAAATGTCATAGGAAATGACGCGGTAGGGTTCGCCGATTTCCTCGAGCATGATCGCGATCTTCTGGCCGTTCGGGGTCGCCGAATAATGGAAGTCGATCATTTCACAGCACCTCGTGGATCGCATGGCGCACCCCGAAATCGGTACGCTCGCCGACGCCGACCGCGAGCACGCCGTTCAGCCAGCCATATTTGACGCTCGCAGTTTCGAACACCGGCGCGATTCGCAGATAGTATCGCGACGGATCGGCGTCGGGGACAGCGGGATCGATGAAGGTCGCGCGCACATCGTCGGGAATGATGTTGCGGCCGGTGTAGCTGAGGTAAATGAGCTCGCCGTCGTCGGTCTGCCACACCGCACGTGCATCGAAGGTGCCGACCGAAGCATCGTCGCCCAGCCGCCCGCTGCGCGACCAGTTGCCGCCACCGGGGAGTACTATGCCATTGATACGCGGACCGAAAAAGCGGCCGCCGCTGATATAGCCGAGCCGCTGATCGCCGAACGGCGACGCGCCGATGCCGATGATCCCGCCTCCCACCTCGAACTCGACGGTGCACAGATGGCGCGTCGCGAGTGCGACCGGGGTGATCTGCGTATTTTCTTCGTTCATAATGCGAATCCTCTTCCTGCCTATGGACAAGCATAAAACCATTAGTATACTAAGGGTCAATCAGATTGACGGATCGGAAGGCTTTCCGGGACCGCGACGATAAGCTCTATGGGAGGGTGAAGATGAAGGCGCATAACCAGTTCCTGCTGTCCGGCGTGGCGGCGATCGCAATGCTTGCCAATGCCGCACCGGCGATGGCGCAGGCCGCCCCTGCCGACACGGCGGACGTCGACGACAGCAACGCAAACGAGATCATCGTCACCGCGCAGAAGCGCGAACAAAATTTGCAGAACGTGCCGATTTCGATGGAAGTCGTCAGCGGCGCCAAGCTCGCCGAGTTCAACACCAGCGATATCAAGGCGGTGATGAACTACACGCCGAACGTGTTCGTCCAGTCGACCGCGGGCAACGACGTCATCTATATTCGCGGCTTCGGTTCGCCGCCGGCGAACTTCGCCTTCGACCAGTCGGTTTCGCTCTATGTCGACGGCATCTATGCCGGCCGCAACCGCCAGGCGCAGGCCCCCTTCTTCGACCTCGCACGCGTCGAAGTGCTGCGCGGGCCGCAGGGCGCGCTGTTCGGCAAGAACACCGCGGCGGGCGCGGTCAGCGTCGTGTCGGCGGGTCCGACGAAGGATTTCGAAGGCGCGATCACCGGCCTTTACAACTTCGATCACAAGGGCACCGACTTCTCGGGCTATCTGTCAGGGCCGATCAGCGACACGCTCGGCGCGCGCTTCGCGTACAAGATCGTCAACCAGGACGGCTATATCTATAACCGCGCGACCGATCACGACGACCCCGAAATCAAGTCGCAGCTGCTGCGCCTGACCGTGAAGTGGGAACCGTCGAACAATTTCGACTACACCGCGAAGATCGAGTACGGAAACCGCGAGGTCATCGGCGGAATCACCGTATCGAGCCCGTTAACCAGCGGCCAGGACCCGCAGACCACGCGCTATCTCGAGCGCTCGGCGCTCGGCGACGAGGGGAACAACAACAAGTCGGTGATGATCTCGGGCGTCGGCAACCTCGCGCTCGGCGATTTCACGCTGACCTCGGTCACCGGCTACAGCTGGTTCAAGTCAAAGATCGTCAACGGCTTCGACCAGACGATCCCGAACAGCGGCGGTGCGTTTACGGCCAATTCGGTCTACAACGCCTTCCCCGAACGTTTCGACCAGATTTCGCAGGAAATCCGCATCCTGTCGCCGACGGGCAAGACTTTCGAATTCATCGCGGGCGCCTATTACGACAAGTCCGATTACACGCTGGAGCAATTTCAGGGCTTCAACATCGCGGCGCTCAACTATTTCGGCCGCATCGACAGCCTTTTCCGGCAAAAGGCTGAATCCTGGTCGGTCTTTGGCCAGGCGACGTTCAACATCAGCGATGCCTTCCGCGCGATCGGCAGCCTGCGTTACAGCCACACGAAGAAGGACGGCAGTTTCGCCTCGCGGCTCGTCTATGGCCCCTTCGCGCTGCGCCCGATCTCGAGCGCGACGGGTTCGATCAGCGAAGGCAATGTCGATCCGTCGGTGACGCTGCAGTACGACATCGCGCCGCGCATCATGGTCTACGCGACGTGGGGCCGCGGCTCGAAATCGGGCGGCTTCGTCTCGAACACGCTCGGCACGACAAGCGCGACCTTCTCGTTCGAGCCCGAACAGTCCGAGAATTTCGAGGCCGGCATCAAATCGACGCTGTTCGACGGCAAGGTCGTCGCGAACGTCTCGGCCTATCATACCAAGTTCAAGGATTTGCAGGTTTCGGTCTATCAGCCCGCGATCTCGAGCTACCTGACCGGCAATGCCGCCGCGGCAACGTCGAAGGGCGTCGAAGGATCGCTCAGCATCTTCCCGATCCCCAATTTCGACATCAGCGCGTCGGCCGCCTATTCGGATATCAAATATGACGACTATCCCGGCGCGGCCTGCCTCGCCAGCCAGCCGTTGTCGGTTTGCAATCCCGCACAGACCGATCGGACGCAACCGAACCACGTCGCGAACAATAACCTGGCCGGTTACCCCGTTGCCTATTCGTCGAAGTTCACGGGTAGCGTCACGGCACACGCGCGGTTCGACCTGTCGAGCGATCTGAAATTCGACATCACCGGCGTCGCGTCGGCTCGGTCGAAATATTTCAATTCGGACAACCAGAGCCCGATCTTCGGTGTCCAGCGCGGCTATGCGAAGCTCGATCTTCGCGTTCAGCTGGCCGATCAGGACGACCGCTGGCACGTCGCACTCGTCGGCAAGAATCTGACGAACGAAAAGACGATCGGCAGCGCGTTCAACCTGCCGGCGCCGATCACCGCGGCGCCGCGCGCGATCCTCTATCTCGAACCCACCCGCAACATTTCGGTCGAGGCCGGGGTCAAGTTCTAGGTTCGAATATGATGTCCCAGGGATCGGCCGCGATCGAAGCTTCCTCGACGGGGAAGCGGCGATCGCGGTCGTGACCTGTATGAAGGGGTGAAGCGCGATGATCGACGTCTATTTCACACCCACGCCGAACGGCCACAAGGTTTCGATCATGCTCGAAGAGATCG
This window of the Sphingopyxis sp. CCNWLW2 genome carries:
- a CDS encoding acyl-CoA dehydrogenase family protein — translated: MLNDPALTAFREEVRAFLSANLPEDIRRGAARATSVFIDPDVSLPWQRILHEKGWAAPDWPAEFGGPGWSEIERYIFAAECAHAGAPNLAPMGLKMVAPVIMHYGSPEQRAHYLPRILSGEDYWCQGFSEPGAGSDLAALQLRAVPDGSDYILNGSKIWTTHAHFANRMFALVRTSNEGKPQAGISFLLLDMDLPGITVEPIRTLAGDHEFNQVFFDDVRVPQANRLGDENEGWSVAKHLLTFERGGKYAPGLIGRLEQLRARDDIEPVLRAQLDREAVTLKALQALEVKAMRGVGGSAALYASALKILGTETAQRIDTLACEIAGHAAWADADGQTPAELAVAVPRYLNDRAATIYAGSNEIQRDLIARTMLG
- a CDS encoding acyl-CoA dehydrogenase family protein; its protein translation is MAELDLPLSDEQQMLRDSIQRFLADNVRPGWRELSESLGLAGLALPESAGGFGGGPIDIAVVMAELGPALAGADWLSHVAATALLARVVPDHPALADLAVGSRRIAIVCTASTAAMPVVDGELARGSAALVAGAAEADFLLLASDEALLLIPADRDKVEQRHRIMHDGSVSADLAFTLKPGDTTSLASGDAARLWADYANDLILAARCAEAAGLMQRMIADSIDYLGQRKQFGTAIGRFQSLRHRAADMQLAAMKAAALTEEAILAVDRDRADRAQAVSAACIEVGDAVRVVGESAVQIHGAMGLTEELRLGGHFKRALAIAAAFGPRAGHLARFAEAAA
- a CDS encoding EamA family transporter — translated: MNPIWLPASLLGGLFQAWRTALQQRLRAELSISGAGLVRYLYGLPFALVFAAIWLTIQHDVIPEFGTAFAGFAAAGAITQMAGTILLIMAFGHRGFVVGTAFSKTEAVQAALVTALFLGERLPLLAWIGIVAGVAGVLVLALAGRGVSGREIWRALGQPAALCGLGAGSMFALAAIAVKLATAELDGVDLIGSALVTLVVVMAIQTALHLAWVLLRDRDTARAACRTWRNSSQVGLLSALGSACWYIGFAAAPAALVRIVGQVEVVFTIGFAHFYLREPVRWHEIAGLLLVVGGVVMALLATF
- a CDS encoding hydroxymethylglutaryl-CoA lyase, translating into MLKNHAVELVEVGPRDGLQNEAAIVPTADKLELIRRALDYGVRRIEVTSFVNPKKVPQLADAAELVAMLPDRDDVTWIGLVLNRRGAERALATGRIDELGAVCVTSDSFGIRNQGQSSDESLAAAMEIIALAKEAGRSGQITIATAFGCPFEGRVAIDRVVEMAKRAADANPREIALADTIGVGVPAQVSEMVGRVREAVGDLPVRVHFHNTRGTGIANVWAAVNAGAATVDASLGGLGGCPFAPGAAGNVATEDVIYLLENSGIQTGVALPQVVDAAGWLTGVMGRPLPAMVSKAPAFP
- a CDS encoding CaiB/BaiF CoA transferase family protein; protein product: MSETCSGGALEGIRVVEMGQLIAGPFCGQLLGDMGAEIVKLEPPETGDQMRNWGQGDKPSWWRVIARNKYSVAVDLRSKEGQALARELIAKADILIENFRPGTLEKWNLDPADLRKTNPGLIVVRVSGYGQTGPYSARAGFGGIGEAMGGWRGIVGYPDLPPARMGVSIGDTLAATYGCMGALAALHHRSKTGEGQIVDSALYEAVLQVMESTVSDYSASGTKRRRTGSTLPAIAPSNVYPCKDGEYLIGANQDGVFARLAAAMGRPELASDERYATHRARGVRQEELDALIGEWTSTLTIAELEAKMVEAGVPAGRVFDAEDMMSDPHFAARDALVTVEDAEFGEVTMQGVFPKLSATPGSVRRPAPLTVGQDSADVLKRWLGREA
- a CDS encoding glutathione S-transferase family protein, which produces MITLYGGPTPNARKIAIALLEMGLEWRLEYIDILAGDQLTPEFLALNPNNKTPVIVDDEGPGGKQFVLWETGAILLYLAEKSGRFMPADPVKRAICWQWLMFQVSGVGPMFGQEVHFSHYAKDRHEYAIERYSREVDRLMMVLDKRLGEAAWLAGDDYTIADMATLPYLRRQLIEKAGRFPNVDRWGAAMLERPAVAEGMTVGVARAETIEGGLTGFTDEHRAILWGDRQHAKR
- a CDS encoding glutathione binding-like protein, with the protein product MIDFHYSATPNGQKIAIMLEEIGEPYRVISYDIFDGDQLTAAFGRINPNHKLPAIVDQDPAGRGDPITVFESGAILQYLAEKSGRFLPASGAARAATLSWLTWQVAALGPMGGQASHFLRYAPAGQDYAVERYTKEVTRLLTVLEKRLEKSAYVAGEAYGIADMAIWPGRASAFVMGMGLDEWPAMHGWFERIRGRPAVARAMAREDLKAPAKYVGRHQKLDDKEWSNMFGAANHAAVAKD
- a CDS encoding DUF3237 domain-containing protein, producing the protein MNEENTQITPVALATRHLCTVEFEVGGGIIGIGASPFGDQRLGYISGGRFFGPRINGIVLPGGGNWSRSGRLGDDASVGTFDARAVWQTDDGELIYLSYTGRNIIPDDVRATFIDPAVPDADPSRYYLRIAPVFETASVKYGWLNGVLAVGVGERTDFGVRHAIHEVL
- a CDS encoding TonB-dependent receptor, which produces MKAHNQFLLSGVAAIAMLANAAPAMAQAAPADTADVDDSNANEIIVTAQKREQNLQNVPISMEVVSGAKLAEFNTSDIKAVMNYTPNVFVQSTAGNDVIYIRGFGSPPANFAFDQSVSLYVDGIYAGRNRQAQAPFFDLARVEVLRGPQGALFGKNTAAGAVSVVSAGPTKDFEGAITGLYNFDHKGTDFSGYLSGPISDTLGARFAYKIVNQDGYIYNRATDHDDPEIKSQLLRLTVKWEPSNNFDYTAKIEYGNREVIGGITVSSPLTSGQDPQTTRYLERSALGDEGNNNKSVMISGVGNLALGDFTLTSVTGYSWFKSKIVNGFDQTIPNSGGAFTANSVYNAFPERFDQISQEIRILSPTGKTFEFIAGAYYDKSDYTLEQFQGFNIAALNYFGRIDSLFRQKAESWSVFGQATFNISDAFRAIGSLRYSHTKKDGSFASRLVYGPFALRPISSATGSISEGNVDPSVTLQYDIAPRIMVYATWGRGSKSGGFVSNTLGTTSATFSFEPEQSENFEAGIKSTLFDGKVVANVSAYHTKFKDLQVSVYQPAISSYLTGNAAAATSKGVEGSLSIFPIPNFDISASAAYSDIKYDDYPGAACLASQPLSVCNPAQTDRTQPNHVANNNLAGYPVAYSSKFTGSVTAHARFDLSSDLKFDITGVASARSKYFNSDNQSPIFGVQRGYAKLDLRVQLADQDDRWHVALVGKNLTNEKTIGSAFNLPAPITAAPRAILYLEPTRNISVEAGVKF